A part of Prevotella melaninogenica genomic DNA contains:
- the dapA gene encoding 4-hydroxy-tetrahydrodipicolinate synthase, translated as MQNIFHGLGIALITPFKEDFSIDYEALVNLVNYHLDNGADFFCILATTGEAPCLSREEKNELTAVVKRVVNGRVPILKYCGGNNTAAVVEEIKTTDWSGIDGILSICPYYNKPSQEGLYQHFKAIAKASPLPIVLYNVPGRVGVNMTAETTVRIASEFTNVVAIKEASGNLEQVDEIIKNKPKHFEVISGDDALTFPMIASGAVGVISVIGNALPKEFSRMIRLEFKGEYEPARKIHHQFTELYKLLFVDGNPAGCKALLNDMGMIENVLRLPLVPTRIETKQKMNEILKGMRI; from the coding sequence ATGCAGAATATATTTCATGGATTAGGTATAGCATTGATAACTCCTTTTAAGGAAGATTTTAGTATTGATTATGAGGCACTTGTGAATTTGGTAAATTACCATTTGGACAATGGTGCAGACTTCTTCTGCATTCTTGCTACTACGGGTGAAGCTCCTTGCCTGTCACGTGAAGAAAAGAACGAATTGACAGCTGTCGTCAAAAGAGTTGTGAATGGGCGTGTACCTATCCTGAAATATTGTGGTGGAAATAATACGGCTGCTGTTGTAGAAGAAATCAAAACGACTGATTGGAGTGGTATTGATGGTATTCTTAGCATCTGTCCTTATTATAATAAGCCAAGCCAAGAGGGACTTTATCAGCATTTTAAGGCTATTGCGAAAGCAAGTCCACTTCCTATTGTTTTGTATAATGTGCCTGGACGAGTGGGCGTAAATATGACCGCAGAGACAACTGTTCGCATCGCTTCAGAGTTCACTAATGTTGTTGCCATTAAAGAAGCTTCTGGTAATTTAGAGCAGGTTGATGAAATAATAAAGAATAAACCAAAGCACTTTGAGGTTATCAGTGGTGATGATGCTTTGACTTTCCCAATGATAGCGAGCGGTGCGGTGGGAGTTATCTCTGTTATTGGTAACGCCCTTCCTAAGGAGTTCTCACGTATGATTCGTTTGGAATTCAAGGGTGAGTATGAACCAGCACGCAAGATACATCATCAGTTTACCGAACTTTATAAGCTTCTCTTCGTTGATGGTAATCCCGCAGGTTGTAAGGCACTTTTGAATGATATGGGTATGATAGAGAATGTTTTGCGCCTTCCTTTGGTTCCAACACGTATTGAGACAAAACAAAAGATGAATGAAATTTTGAAAGGAATGAGAATCTAA
- a CDS encoding DciA family protein yields MFRRKVQPLDDLLNQFLRQEGLESPLLQKRIIAAWDIVTGETVTRYTQEKFIKNQTLFVKIINPALRANLCMMQSDLVKKLNAAVGSMVITEIKIY; encoded by the coding sequence ATGTTCAGACGAAAAGTACAACCATTAGACGACCTCCTCAACCAGTTTCTACGCCAGGAAGGACTTGAGTCACCCCTATTGCAAAAGCGTATTATTGCTGCGTGGGATATTGTAACAGGTGAAACTGTGACTCGTTATACGCAAGAGAAGTTTATTAAAAATCAAACTTTATTTGTCAAGATAATAAACCCAGCCTTACGTGCCAATCTTTGTATGATGCAATCTGACTTGGTCAAAAAACTTAATGCAGCCGTTGGTTCAATGGTTATTACTGAAATAAAAATCTACTAA
- the recF gene encoding DNA replication/repair protein RecF (All proteins in this family for which functions are known are DNA-binding proteins that assist the filamentation of RecA onto DNA for the initiation of recombination or recombinational repair.), producing the protein MQLEKLSIINYKNIQAATLDLSAKLNCFIGHNGEGKTNLLDAVYYLSFCKSAFNPKDSEVMRHDADYFVLEGDYTTDVGEYEQVYCGMKRGTKKHFKRNKKEYKRLSQHIGLVPLIFVSPADATLIEGGSEERRKLMDVVISQYDTPYIESLSRYNKALQQRNSLLKQEEEPDATLLELLEMQMAEHGEAVYKKRAAFVEELTPVFQHIYQTICNEREEVSLEYVSHCQRGNLLDVIQRDRAKDRIMGYSLHGTHKDDLVMKLGGYPMKKEGSQGQNKTYVLALKLAQFDFLRRTAGNNTPLLLLDDIFDKLDSSRVEQIVRLVSGDDFGQIFITDTNRDHLDKILQGSGFDYKLFSVEGGEINEREG; encoded by the coding sequence ATGCAATTAGAGAAACTATCCATTATCAACTATAAGAATATTCAGGCGGCAACGTTAGATTTGTCGGCTAAACTTAACTGTTTTATTGGACATAATGGTGAAGGAAAGACCAATCTGCTTGATGCTGTTTATTATCTTTCTTTCTGTAAGAGTGCTTTTAATCCAAAGGATTCAGAAGTGATGCGCCATGATGCTGATTATTTCGTACTGGAAGGAGATTACACTACGGATGTCGGGGAATATGAACAGGTCTACTGCGGTATGAAGCGGGGCACAAAGAAGCATTTTAAGCGTAACAAGAAAGAATACAAACGACTGTCACAACACATCGGATTAGTGCCTTTGATATTTGTTTCTCCAGCTGACGCAACACTCATTGAAGGAGGAAGTGAGGAGAGAAGAAAGCTGATGGATGTTGTTATATCACAATATGACACACCTTATATAGAATCGCTCAGCCGATACAATAAGGCTTTGCAGCAGCGTAATAGTCTGCTGAAACAAGAGGAAGAACCGGACGCAACACTATTAGAGCTACTCGAGATGCAAATGGCAGAGCATGGCGAGGCTGTCTATAAGAAGCGTGCAGCCTTTGTTGAGGAGCTCACCCCTGTTTTTCAACATATCTATCAGACCATTTGTAATGAACGAGAAGAGGTTTCACTTGAATATGTTTCTCATTGTCAGCGTGGCAACTTATTAGACGTTATTCAGCGTGATAGAGCAAAAGATCGTATCATGGGTTATTCGCTTCATGGCACACATAAGGACGACTTGGTGATGAAACTTGGTGGATATCCTATGAAAAAAGAAGGAAGCCAAGGACAAAACAAAACATACGTGTTGGCTTTGAAGCTTGCACAGTTTGACTTTCTAAGACGTACAGCAGGGAATAACACACCGCTACTATTGCTTGACGATATATTTGACAAACTTGATAGCAGTCGTGTAGAACAGATTGTACGCTTAGTTTCGGGTGATGACTTCGGACAAATCTTCATCACAGATACAAACCGCGACCACTTAGATAAAATATTACAAGGCAGCGGCTTCGACTATAAACTATTCTCTGTAGAAGGTGGAGAAATAAATGAAAGGGAAGGCTAA
- a CDS encoding DNA alkylation repair protein: MNEQIHEKLKEIKQSFRLLMNGVASHSMREKGLSYKINWGVPIPDLQKMAVEYGKDYDLAIELWKEDIRECQVLATLIMPSERMDEDLVEVWMERLRTQEMAELLAFNLLQYLDFAPALAYKWIASNRDIYQLCGYQLLARLFARGMEPNERGINEFLDQAHTTLEGESLPLKHAAYNCVLSFCELGEDFDIIAQKALADLNIF; the protein is encoded by the coding sequence ATGAACGAACAGATACATGAGAAATTGAAAGAGATTAAACAGTCTTTTCGGCTGTTGATGAATGGTGTTGCATCACACTCTATGCGCGAGAAGGGACTTTCATATAAAATAAATTGGGGTGTGCCAATCCCTGACTTGCAGAAGATGGCGGTAGAATATGGTAAGGATTATGACCTTGCCATAGAACTTTGGAAAGAGGATATTCGTGAATGTCAAGTGCTTGCAACATTAATTATGCCATCAGAAAGGATGGATGAAGACCTCGTTGAAGTGTGGATGGAACGCCTTCGTACACAGGAGATGGCAGAGCTGTTGGCTTTTAATTTGCTTCAATATCTCGATTTTGCACCAGCTTTGGCGTATAAATGGATAGCTTCAAACCGTGATATATATCAGCTTTGTGGCTATCAACTACTTGCTCGTTTGTTTGCTCGTGGTATGGAACCTAATGAGCGTGGAATTAATGAATTCCTTGATCAGGCACATACAACATTAGAAGGTGAGAGTCTTCCTTTAAAACATGCAGCCTATAACTGTGTGCTGAGTTTCTGCGAGTTAGGTGAAGATTTTGATATAATTGCACAAAAAGCCCTTGCTGACCTTAATATTTTCTAA
- the radA gene encoding DNA repair protein RadA, translating to MAKDKIAFVCSNCGQESPKWIGKCPNCGQWNTFKEFRIAADTGSQAARNAATTLRNAASGGSVSALANKPQRLRDISSHDDPRINMHDGELNRVLGGGLVPGSIVLLGGEPGIGKSTLTLQTILHLTQRVLYVSGEESPHQIKMRAERISKDISENIIILSETSLEHIFEHIRDVQPELVIIDSIQTISTEDVDSSPGSITQVRECASALLRFAKTSGVPVILIGHINKEGSIAGPKILEHIVDTVIQFEGDQHYMYRILRSIKNRFGSTSELGIYEMEQHGLREVSNPSELLLTEDHEGLSGVAISSTIEGARPFLVETQALVSSAAYGTPQRSATGFDQRRLNMLLAVLEKRVGFKLMQKDVFLNIAGGLRVTDMAMDLSVIAAVLSSNVDTPIEQGWCMCGEVGLSGEVRPISRIEQRIAEAEKLGFSHIIIPKYNLSGLTGKYSIQLHPVRKVEEALRALFG from the coding sequence ATGGCAAAGGACAAGATAGCTTTCGTCTGCAGTAATTGTGGACAGGAAAGTCCAAAATGGATTGGCAAGTGTCCCAACTGTGGGCAGTGGAACACTTTTAAGGAGTTCCGTATCGCCGCTGATACGGGTTCACAGGCTGCACGCAATGCCGCAACAACATTACGCAATGCGGCTTCAGGCGGTTCTGTTTCAGCTTTAGCAAATAAGCCACAACGCTTGCGTGACATTTCATCTCACGATGACCCACGTATTAATATGCACGATGGAGAATTAAATCGTGTGTTAGGTGGTGGTTTGGTACCAGGTAGTATCGTTCTGCTTGGTGGCGAACCTGGTATCGGAAAGAGTACACTAACGCTCCAAACGATTCTACACTTAACGCAGCGTGTACTCTATGTCAGCGGTGAGGAAAGTCCACATCAGATAAAGATGCGTGCTGAGAGAATTTCTAAAGATATTTCTGAAAACATCATAATCTTGTCGGAAACATCCTTAGAGCACATCTTTGAGCACATTCGTGACGTACAGCCAGAACTTGTCATCATTGACTCTATCCAGACTATCTCAACCGAAGACGTTGATAGTAGTCCTGGCAGTATCACCCAAGTACGTGAATGTGCATCAGCTCTTTTACGCTTTGCTAAGACAAGTGGAGTCCCAGTTATCCTCATTGGACATATCAATAAAGAGGGAAGCATTGCCGGACCAAAGATATTAGAACATATTGTTGACACTGTGATTCAGTTTGAAGGCGACCAACATTATATGTATCGCATCCTCAGAAGCATTAAGAACCGTTTTGGATCAACCTCAGAACTGGGTATTTATGAAATGGAACAGCACGGACTTCGAGAGGTAAGCAACCCTTCCGAACTCCTGCTTACAGAAGACCATGAGGGATTATCGGGTGTTGCCATCTCAAGTACTATTGAAGGGGCACGCCCCTTCCTTGTTGAGACACAAGCTCTTGTATCATCTGCAGCCTACGGAACTCCACAGCGTTCTGCCACAGGCTTTGACCAACGTCGTCTGAACATGCTTCTCGCTGTATTGGAAAAGCGTGTCGGGTTTAAACTGATGCAGAAGGATGTCTTCCTAAATATCGCAGGTGGATTGCGCGTGACAGATATGGCAATGGACCTCAGTGTCATTGCAGCTGTTCTCTCATCAAATGTTGACACACCAATAGAACAAGGTTGGTGTATGTGTGGTGAAGTTGGACTAAGTGGTGAGGTACGCCCCATCAGCCGTATCGAACAACGTATTGCAGAAGCAGAGAAGTTAGGGTTTAGCCATATTATTATCCCTAAATATAATCTTTCAGGACTTACAGGGAAGTATAGCATACAACTTCACCCTGTAAGAAAGGTTGAGGAAGCTCTTAGAGCATTGTTTGGATGA
- a CDS encoding tetratricopeptide repeat protein codes for MNVEEILSKTIGFLMDKRLSNAIEILEQLYVQRPSLMGHGEFEAIKTDYQLMVDFMGRGFSDSHRESLYSSLLQRLYRITADLEISWRCRNVSAYVNSFRVIDHLNTSHDFIRTVLEAFVSDIAMLSLQPEETREQKTAELYERHHSFMNRLFNALWTSCQWTDDDCTFYTELLLSPTVVSTDQQVIVSAISLGAMNQFDINKLKTLVNVYQKATDEHVRQRALVGWVLSVFEGMDIFPEQDAIVRKLCEISAITKELLTLQIQFFYSKDAEKDNDKIQRDIMPDIMRNSNLTIGRLGIMEKEEDTIESILHQDADEKRMEQLEEKVRKMMDMQKQGSDIYFGGFSQMKRFPFFSDMVNWFTPFYLNHPALRSVINKLGDTKFLNTLMERSNFCESDRYSFAFALEQVISQLSSDIKEVMGSDVALGPLAESDDREDAISIRRTYLQDLYRFFRLYPTAKDFINPFEDNGKSDFVADTFFFTYKSFMGTGLDDVKLRLALHLYKHKQMMELAELLTTFQSDDPRYAILMGYTNIDMGKAEFAYQFFDYALKAEPDNQWALKGKARAALDNEDYITAEEVYSKLLKLKPNHKTYTMNRCVALLKLGRTSEVREELFRLDYQYPDDMNVKRILAWAMLSDNSLDKASQLYDTLLTSNPAHEDYLNAGYCQWAMGNIQKAVALFREWLAKSGKSAEQLLNEFRSDEETLSMYNISETDCFLMLSLVG; via the coding sequence GTGAATGTAGAGGAGATTCTTAGTAAGACTATAGGTTTTTTGATGGACAAGAGGTTGAGTAATGCTATTGAGATATTAGAACAACTTTATGTTCAGCGTCCGTCACTTATGGGGCACGGTGAGTTTGAGGCTATCAAAACTGATTATCAGTTGATGGTAGACTTTATGGGTCGAGGCTTTTCTGATAGTCATCGTGAATCACTCTATAGTTCGTTGTTACAGCGACTTTACAGGATTACTGCCGACCTTGAGATAAGTTGGCGATGCCGGAATGTAAGTGCATATGTTAACTCTTTTAGAGTCATTGACCATCTCAATACGAGTCATGATTTCATTCGTACGGTATTAGAAGCTTTTGTTTCAGACATTGCCATGCTCTCACTTCAACCAGAAGAGACGAGAGAACAGAAGACAGCTGAACTTTATGAACGTCATCATTCGTTTATGAATCGTCTTTTTAATGCCTTATGGACGTCTTGTCAATGGACAGATGACGATTGCACGTTCTATACAGAATTACTCCTTTCCCCGACTGTTGTGTCAACTGATCAACAAGTGATTGTTAGCGCAATTAGCCTTGGTGCTATGAATCAGTTTGATATCAATAAGTTGAAGACACTTGTCAACGTATATCAAAAAGCTACCGATGAACATGTGAGACAGCGTGCATTGGTCGGTTGGGTGTTATCTGTCTTCGAGGGGATGGATATCTTCCCAGAACAAGATGCAATTGTGCGTAAACTTTGTGAGATTTCTGCTATAACAAAAGAGTTGTTAACGTTGCAAATACAGTTCTTCTATAGTAAGGATGCAGAGAAGGATAATGACAAAATACAGCGTGACATTATGCCAGATATTATGCGCAATTCTAATCTTACAATTGGTCGACTTGGTATCATGGAAAAGGAAGAAGATACGATAGAAAGTATTCTTCATCAAGATGCTGATGAGAAACGCATGGAGCAGTTGGAAGAAAAAGTTCGCAAGATGATGGATATGCAGAAACAAGGGTCTGATATCTATTTCGGTGGTTTTAGCCAGATGAAACGATTTCCTTTCTTCAGCGATATGGTGAATTGGTTTACTCCATTCTACTTGAATCATCCTGCTTTACGCTCTGTGATAAATAAGTTAGGTGATACAAAGTTCCTCAATACACTCATGGAAAGAAGTAATTTCTGTGAGTCGGATAGATATTCTTTTGCGTTTGCTTTAGAGCAAGTCATCAGTCAATTGTCTTCTGATATTAAGGAAGTGATGGGCTCTGATGTTGCGTTAGGTCCTTTGGCAGAGAGTGATGATAGGGAAGATGCAATCAGTATTCGACGTACCTACTTACAAGACCTCTATCGTTTCTTCCGTCTTTATCCTACAGCAAAGGATTTTATCAATCCATTTGAGGATAATGGTAAGAGCGACTTTGTTGCAGATACTTTCTTCTTTACTTATAAATCCTTTATGGGAACAGGACTTGATGATGTTAAACTGCGTTTGGCTTTACATTTGTATAAGCATAAGCAAATGATGGAACTTGCAGAGCTGTTGACCACCTTTCAGAGTGATGATCCACGATATGCCATTTTAATGGGTTATACGAATATTGATATGGGTAAGGCTGAATTTGCTTATCAGTTCTTTGACTATGCTTTGAAAGCTGAGCCTGATAATCAATGGGCGTTGAAAGGTAAAGCAAGAGCTGCTCTTGATAATGAGGATTATATCACTGCTGAAGAGGTTTATTCTAAGTTGTTGAAGTTGAAACCTAATCATAAGACTTACACTATGAATCGTTGTGTCGCTCTTTTGAAGTTAGGCAGGACCAGCGAGGTGCGTGAAGAACTGTTCCGTCTTGACTATCAATATCCTGATGATATGAATGTGAAGCGTATTCTTGCATGGGCTATGTTATCAGATAATAGTCTTGATAAGGCTTCACAGCTGTATGACACTCTCCTAACATCAAATCCAGCACATGAAGATTACTTGAATGCAGGCTATTGTCAGTGGGCTATGGGTAATATTCAAAAGGCTGTTGCATTGTTCCGTGAGTGGTTGGCTAAGAGTGGGAAAAGTGCAGAACAGTTATTGAACGAGTTCCGAAGTGATGAAGAAACACTGTCAATGTATAATATTTCAGAAACTGATTGCTTCTTGATGTTAAGTTTAGTCGGTTAA
- a CDS encoding tetratricopeptide repeat protein, translated as MVNNKEQGTYEDTLNKSEVAFLKYKKPFLIAIIAIVVAIAGFFLYKNYISAPREAEASTELAKSQTLFNNQQYDQALAGFQKVQSDYSSTDAGNLANLYVALCYAHQAKPNWAKALENAEKFSTSDDQMISPASQMALGDIYANNNQNDKAVDCFKKAAKMANAEAADNANLSIAPLALRKAGILLESEGKKAEALEIYKDIKKTYVNSPIYQDIDKYIERASN; from the coding sequence ATGGTAAACAACAAAGAACAGGGTACATACGAAGATACCCTTAACAAATCAGAAGTTGCATTCTTGAAGTACAAGAAGCCTTTTCTTATCGCCATCATTGCTATCGTAGTAGCTATAGCTGGTTTCTTCCTTTACAAAAACTACATTTCTGCTCCACGTGAGGCAGAGGCAAGCACAGAGTTGGCTAAGAGTCAGACTCTCTTTAACAACCAGCAGTATGATCAGGCACTCGCTGGCTTCCAGAAAGTACAGAGTGATTACAGTAGCACAGATGCAGGCAACCTTGCAAACCTTTATGTTGCTCTTTGCTATGCTCATCAGGCTAAACCAAACTGGGCAAAGGCTTTAGAGAATGCTGAGAAGTTCAGTACATCTGATGATCAGATGATTAGTCCAGCATCTCAGATGGCACTCGGTGACATCTATGCTAATAACAACCAGAATGATAAGGCTGTTGATTGCTTCAAGAAGGCTGCTAAGATGGCTAACGCTGAGGCTGCTGATAATGCCAATCTTAGCATTGCTCCTTTGGCATTGCGTAAGGCTGGTATCCTCCTTGAGAGCGAAGGTAAGAAGGCTGAAGCACTTGAGATTTACAAGGATATTAAGAAGACATACGTCAACTCTCCTATCTATCAGGACATTGACAAGTACATTGAGCGTGCTTCTAACTAA
- a CDS encoding EamA family transporter — MWILLAFISATLLGLYDTSKKYSLRGNDVIPVLFLNTLFCSAIFLPLILLSQYTHILDSSIFYVGSGGWEMHRWIILKSIIVLLSWVFGYFAIAQLPLTIVGPINATRPVMTLVGAMLVFGERLNTWQWIGVSLAIISLFLLARSGKKEGIDFKHNKWIFFLVLAAVMGTCSGLLDKYLMASPENGGVGLDRMMAQSWYNIYQCMMMGVVLLVYVFNQCKKVEHTACFSWKWSILLISIFLSMADFAYFYALSLPGAMISIVSMVRRGSVLISFLCGAVLFREKNLKAKAVDLCFVLLGMIFLWIGSR; from the coding sequence ATGTGGATTCTTTTGGCTTTCATTTCAGCAACATTGTTGGGACTTTATGATACATCGAAGAAGTATTCTCTTCGTGGAAATGATGTGATACCTGTGCTCTTCCTCAATACACTTTTCTGTTCTGCAATCTTCCTTCCGTTGATATTATTGTCACAATATACCCATATTCTCGACTCCAGTATCTTTTATGTCGGTTCAGGTGGATGGGAGATGCATCGATGGATTATACTAAAGAGCATTATTGTATTGCTTTCTTGGGTGTTCGGTTATTTTGCGATAGCACAGCTACCTTTGACGATAGTTGGTCCGATAAATGCCACACGTCCAGTTATGACACTTGTTGGTGCAATGCTTGTCTTTGGTGAACGTCTTAATACTTGGCAATGGATAGGTGTTAGTTTGGCTATTATTTCCCTGTTTCTATTGGCAAGAAGCGGTAAGAAAGAGGGCATAGACTTCAAGCACAATAAATGGATATTCTTTTTGGTTTTGGCAGCTGTGATGGGTACATGCAGTGGTCTGCTTGATAAATATCTGATGGCAAGTCCAGAGAATGGTGGAGTAGGGCTCGATCGTATGATGGCACAGAGTTGGTATAATATCTATCAATGTATGATGATGGGTGTGGTTCTGCTTGTCTATGTCTTTAATCAGTGTAAGAAAGTAGAGCATACAGCCTGTTTCTCATGGAAGTGGTCAATCTTGCTCATTTCTATTTTTCTATCAATGGCAGACTTTGCCTATTTCTACGCACTCTCATTACCAGGTGCAATGATATCTATTGTCTCAATGGTGCGTCGTGGCTCCGTTCTCATATCCTTTTTATGTGGGGCAGTATTATTTAGAGAGAAGAACCTAAAGGCAAAAGCAGTCGACTTATGTTTCGTTCTCCTTGGAATGATTTTTCTATGGATTGGCTCACGTTAA
- a CDS encoding ABC transporter substrate-binding protein translates to MKRINYLLILAVLMLVSCGKSDKELQAERQAQKLAEREAYQKAYKIAVMPTIDCLPAYLLKDSLLYDSAKVDIRLCRFNAQMDCDTAMIGGSVQAAFSDLVRTERLKHRNKVLMHYLTDTNLNWQLVADKGSKLKKLSDLSDKIIAMTRYSGTDLLTDMVVKKAKPKYQVFRVQINDVLVRLAMLQNHEIDAYWFAEPQVTKALSADNNSLFNSKDAGVHLGVVAIMDKVRRQDEEAVFADAYNKAVELINKNGVKYYSALIQRYMKVDEAVVRALPDIKYTKIGPPRKADLIMARNYLSNGKISK, encoded by the coding sequence ATGAAACGTATTAATTACCTGCTCATACTGGCTGTGCTAATGCTTGTCAGCTGTGGTAAGAGTGATAAAGAACTACAAGCTGAACGGCAAGCTCAGAAATTAGCTGAGCGTGAAGCTTACCAGAAAGCTTATAAGATAGCAGTGATGCCAACGATAGATTGCCTTCCTGCATATCTTCTGAAGGATAGCTTGTTATATGATAGTGCTAAGGTAGACATTAGACTTTGTAGGTTTAATGCGCAGATGGATTGTGATACGGCAATGATTGGGGGAAGTGTACAAGCTGCCTTTAGCGACCTTGTTCGTACAGAACGATTGAAGCATAGAAATAAGGTGTTAATGCACTATTTGACAGATACGAATCTTAATTGGCAACTTGTTGCTGACAAAGGCTCAAAGCTAAAGAAGCTTTCTGACCTTAGTGACAAGATTATTGCTATGACTCGTTACTCTGGGACAGACCTCCTGACTGATATGGTGGTGAAGAAGGCTAAACCTAAGTATCAAGTCTTCCGTGTACAAATCAATGATGTATTGGTAAGACTTGCTATGTTGCAAAATCACGAGATTGATGCTTATTGGTTTGCTGAGCCACAAGTTACAAAAGCTTTGTCGGCTGATAATAATTCTCTGTTTAACTCAAAGGATGCTGGTGTGCATCTTGGAGTGGTAGCTATAATGGATAAAGTGCGTCGTCAAGATGAGGAAGCGGTCTTTGCTGATGCCTATAATAAAGCTGTTGAGCTAATCAATAAGAATGGTGTGAAGTATTATTCTGCCTTGATTCAGAGGTATATGAAGGTAGATGAAGCGGTTGTACGTGCATTACCTGATATAAAATATACAAAGATTGGTCCACCTCGTAAGGCTGACTTGATAATGGCACGTAACTATCTTAGTAACGGTAAGATTAGTAAGTAA
- the ribH gene encoding 6,7-dimethyl-8-ribityllumazine synthase, producing the protein MATELHHLSNYDAQSVPDASNMCFGIVVAEWNSEITGALLDGAVKTLEKHGAIPENIHIKTVPGSFELIYGAQMMTKNDGFDAVIILGSVIRGETPHFDYICEGVTYGIAHLNASQNIPVIYGLLTTDNLQQAKDRSGGRLGNKGDECAIDAIKMAKF; encoded by the coding sequence ATGGCAACAGAACTTCATCATTTATCCAACTACGATGCACAGAGCGTACCTGACGCAAGTAATATGTGTTTTGGTATTGTTGTGGCTGAGTGGAATTCGGAGATTACTGGTGCCTTGCTTGATGGTGCAGTAAAGACACTTGAGAAGCATGGTGCTATTCCAGAGAATATTCATATTAAGACTGTTCCTGGTAGCTTTGAACTCATTTATGGTGCACAGATGATGACCAAGAACGATGGTTTTGATGCTGTTATTATTCTTGGAAGTGTTATTCGGGGTGAAACTCCTCATTTCGACTATATCTGTGAGGGTGTTACATACGGTATTGCTCACCTTAATGCATCACAAAATATCCCTGTTATCTATGGTCTTCTCACAACTGACAATCTCCAGCAGGCTAAGGATAGAAGCGGGGGCAGACTTGGAAACAAGGGTGATGAGTGTGCGATAGATGCTATTAAGATGGCTAAGTTCTAA